The DNA sequence ACATCCCACGCATCCCGAGACAGAGCAGGACTGCCCAGACATCCCGAGACAGAGCGGGATCCGATACAGAGCGGGGACCACCCGGGACAGAGCAGAACCGGGGACAGAGAGCGGCATCCCGCCCATCCCGGGACAAAGCGGGACTCGGGACAGAGCGGGACCGTTCCACGCATCCCTGCTCCGTGCGAGCCGCCCCGCTCCGCGCATCCCGGCTCACAGCACCCCGTGCATCCGGGAGGGAGCGGGCCAGGCCCCCACGCACGGGCTCCGTGCGGGTCCCAGCGCTCCGCGCATCCCGGAGCGGCGCGGTCAGCCCGCGCATCCCGCCCGGGCAGCGCCCGCGGCCATGCGCGCccggaggcggcggcggagccgCGGGGCCacggggggcggcggcggcggcggaggaggaggaggaggcggaggaaggcgctcagcagcagcagcggcagcagccaCGCAGCTTTGACGTCGCCGGGCTGCGGCTGCCGGCCCCGCACGTATAGCACAACGTgacggccccgccgccgccactCGCGCCCGCTCCCCCGCGCCCGCTCGGCAGCGCACCCGCACGCAGCGCGGCCGCGGgagccccgcgccgcccccgccaTGGGCCCGGCCGCCGCCCCGCAGCCGCGCTGAGAGGAGGGGGAGCCGCTCCCGGAGCGCCGCAGCCGCAGCCGGAGCCTGCCcgcggccccgcgcccgcccccgcccgcgccgcccccgccgccccccgcgctccgcgctccgctccgctccctCCGCGGGCAGCCCCGCGCACCATGCGGGGGCCGCGGCGCCGCGGTGGCCTCTGATGGCCGCGGGGCGCAGGCGGCTGCGGCGGCCCCGCGCGGCGCTCGGCGGCcccgggaggcggcggcggcggcggccggagcTCTGAGGGCGCCGCGGCCCGGAGCGGGTGCgggggctgccgctgccgggggcTCGCTCTGAGCGGGGCtcgccccgcgccgcccgctgcgcagcgggaggaggaggaggaggaggaggaggcggaggcggaggaggaaggaggaggaggaggaggaccgGCGCGGTGCCCGCCGCCTGCCCCCGCCGCCCTGCCTGCGCGGGCGTGCGCGGCTCGGCCGCAGCGGAGCGCGGGGCTCCGGCGGGCGCTGCGCtgcccccccccgccccgccgggctGGATATGTGGATGCTCACGTGAAGATGGATGTAGCGAtcgggctgctggggctgctgacggttctgctggagggcagctcCGGCCAAGGGGTGTACGGTGAGTGCGGGGCGCCGCGTGACCTTGTCGCGACTGTCGCCGGGGCGGAAGGGCGGGGGGGGGGATGGGGGGGTGGGGGCGAGCGGCGTGGCCCCGCTGCGCGCCGCGGGAGCCGGCGGAGGCAGAGCGGAGGCAGCGCCGTTGCCATGAGACGCTGACATTTCACGGCGATAACCGGGCcggggggcgggcgggggggcGATTCGGGGGGGTCCGCAGCCGGTCCCGGGCCGCGCTGGCCGCCGCTGGGCGCCGCCTCCGCGGGGCTCCCTCCGCGCCCGCGGAGCGCCCGCGGCCGCCGCACTTGTTACCGGTGGCGCTGCCGCCCGCGGCCGCGGAGCCAGGGGCGGGGGCGAAGGCGCCGCAAACTTCCCGGGGCTCCTCCGGGGGCGCGCGGACCCCGCGGGCGGGCGGCtccgctgccccggccccgctgccccccgCCCGTGACTTGCACATCACCGGCGGCTCCGCTCCCGCTCCGCGCTGGGGCCG is a window from the Zonotrichia albicollis isolate bZonAlb1 chromosome 6, bZonAlb1.hap1, whole genome shotgun sequence genome containing:
- the LOC141729302 gene encoding uncharacterized protein LOC141729302, with translation MSRLVVPGDTSGSVWVMTIRSELRRGRPFLNQLKVSSSGGMASTWHEIFTSRPIWMLSSLWGQVWWAGTHLWPGVAGDQAGELQGLSLADGVDALGVALLLDVAGQARVHDPHRGGGVHPLAGAALQQNRQQPQQPDRYIHLHVSIHISSPAGRGGAAQRPPEPRAPLRPSRARPRRQGGGGRRRAPRRSSSSSSFLLRLRLLLLLLLLPLRSGRRGASPAQSEPPAAAAPAPAPGRGALRAPAAAAAASRGRRAPRGAAAAACAPRPSEATAAPRPPHGARGCPRRERSGARSAGGGGGGAGGGGRGAAGRLRLRLRRSGSGSPSSQRGCGAAAGPMAGAARGSRGRAACGCAAERARGSGREWRRRGRHVVLYVRGRQPQPGDVKAAWLLPLLLLSAFLRLLLLLRRRRRPPWPRGSAAASGRAWPRALPGRDARADRAAPGCAERWDPHGARAWGPGPLPPGCTGCCEPGCAERGGSHGAGMRGTVPLCPESRFVPGWAGCRSLSPVLLCPGWSPLCIGSRSVSGCLGSPALSRDAWDVLLCPGPALSRLSRDARAIPLCPGMRGSAPLCPGCAVRPRSVPGCAVPRGAVRTVRGALSPRCAPGPRVRPGLRCPAPSPLSPAVPPCHPAPSLPSSGARPGSDPAASPAPRVKPQ